In Candidatus Manganitrophus morganii, the genomic window GAGATCCTGATTGTCGATGAGACCGGAAATCAGGGGGGCCCCCAAGTTTTTTCCGTTCCCACCCGCCTTGTGATCCACCAGAATTGTCTCGCGGTCTGTCTCGGGTTTGATGAAGTTCAAAATACCGTTTGGCCCGCCTTAAAAAGCGTTAACGCTTAATATTTAAAACCGTTAAACGCTTAAATAAAACGCTCCGCTCACCAAAAATGCCATTACCATCTGTTTATTCAATGCCTTGGAATTCCGCTTCCTGCATGAAGTACACCAGCGGCCTGCACAAAGTACACCGGGAGAATCCGCATTCCTGCATGAAGTACACCACCTGACCTGTACAAAGTACACCAGGCAAACCCTGATCCCCCAAAACTGTGGATAAGTGAAAAAACGAATGATATCTCATCTGCTTTGGGGGGATGCCTCCTGCACAAAGTACACCGGAGCGCTGATCGGCGGGATCGGTCCACGCAACCATTGATTTCACTTTCGTCATGCCAGTCCCTCTTTTCAAAACGACCACTTTACCAGAGGATAGCGTGATGGTCCCTGTTGGATGAGGATCAAATCGAATCGATTTCTCACCTCTCCGAGGTGGAGGCTTTGAGATGTTGCTCGATCCAGTCGGTGAGATCGCGCCTCCTGTACCGGACACATCTCTTCGAGATCCGGACGAACTTCGGACCATTTCCTGTAAAGCGCCAGGACTGAAGGGTCTTTTCCGACACTTTGAGAAACTGCGCTGCCTGCCTCTCCACATAGAGTTCATCCGGATCCAAATCCATGACCTTCAGTCTCAGACGCTCCAAATCCTCCGGTACGATTTCCGCTTCAGACATGGGACCTCCGTTACATTCTTCCACCCGTCCTGCGGAACGATATTCCCCTATGGCCATTGGACGGGCCGAATAAGTAATCCATTGGCGCTTTGATCTATCGCAACTTATGTGCCCAAATGGAAGAGCCGACGATTCGATACCAATTCGGAGTTCGAGTGGTCAAAAGCTCACAGATAGTCAATCGCTTAGGGGGAACGAGGATTCAAGAGGATTCAGGACGAAGAAGGAATGTGATGTCTGATGCGTCTCTCATCGGGATCATAACTCGGAGACACCTGACGCGAAGAGGCAACAGATCATGATGTTGATCTATAAGACGATATCAGAATAAGGAGGGATTGATAACACCTACAACTATAAATGCCCTTAAACTTCCGGAAAATTACTGATCGCAGAAAAAACCAGCGCATCTCGTGCATCACTGTGGGCGGTTCGAGTCGTCTCCTGGACCTCAAGAAAACGATATTAGCAAAAGCTCGTATTTTTTGTTAGTATCTAACATCATTAGAATAATTCAGATGGATCTAGGCCTAGAATGAGGACGACGGCCGATCCAGGGATAGTCTCAAGCGGAGCCAATGATTAATATTACTTTCACTTCCAAATGTCTACTCAAGTAAAAAGCACATTGAGTCAAATTCCCACTGGCGTGTGGGTGCTCGGCTTCGTCAGCATGTTGATGGACGTGTCCTCGGAAATGATCCATAGTCTACTACCCCTCTTTATGGTGACAACGCTGGGGACGGGGGCCTTCGCCGTCGGCCTGATTGAGGGATTGGCCGAATCCACGGCCCTCATCATAAAAGTCTTCTCCGGCACTCTGAGCGACTATCTCGGTAAGCGCAAAGGGCTCGCACTCTTCGGCTATGCCTTGGGCGCGCTCACCAAGCCGCTCTTTGCCTTAGCCTCCACTGCTGGCGTCGTGCTCACCGCCCGTTTAATGGACCGTGTCGGCAAAGGCGTGCGCGGCGCGCCGCGCGATGCCCTCGTCGCCGACATCGCGCCAGCGCGTGTCCGGGGCGCCGCCTTCGGTCTGCGCCAGTCGTTGGACACGGTAGGCGCGTTTCTCG contains:
- a CDS encoding helix-turn-helix domain-containing protein, with the translated sequence MSEAEIVPEDLERLRLKVMDLDPDELYVERQAAQFLKVSEKTLQSWRFTGNGPKFVRISKRCVRYRRRDLTDWIEQHLKASTSER